The genomic region AGGACGCGATGCACGACGTGTTCGCCCGCGCCCTCACCCATGGCGAGGACTTCCGTGCGGAGGCCTCGCCGCTGACGTGGCTGATGAAGATTGCAACGAATCACTGCCTCAACCAGCTCCGCTCCGAACAGGCGGGCTGGCGGCGGTGGTTCGAGCGGGACGAGGCGGCGCGCTCGGAAGGGCATGGAGGCCAGGGCGAGATGGAGACGCGCGACCTGGTGCGCCGGCTGCTGTCGAAGGTGGATGTGGAGACGCAGGCGGCGGTGGTCCACTACCACGTGGACGGGATGACACTGGAAGAGGTGGCGGCGATGCTGGGGCGCTCGGTCCCCACCATCCGCAAGAGGCTGGAGCGCTTCGCCGAACTGGGCGGAGAGGAGCTGAGGGTTCCATGAGCGCGCACGAGTCGGAGTGGACATTGCGCCGCCTGAGCGCCGGAGAGCTGGCCGCCGCCGAGGCCGCCCGGGTCCAGGCCCATGCGACCTCCTGCACGGTGTGTGGCCCGGCCCTCCGCGAGCTTCAGCAGGAGCAGGCCCGCTTCGAGACGGCGGTGCCCTTCGAGCGCTTCGAGGCAGGCGTGGAGCGCGCGGTGCAGCGGCAGCGGCGGAGCGAGTCCTTCCGCGCGCCCCCTCGCCGCTGGGTGGCGACGACGGTGGCGATGGCCGCCTCGGTGCTGGTGGTGCTCCTGGTCCGGCCCCTGCTGGGTGACGTGGGCCGGGAGACGGGCACCAATCGAATCAAGGGCGGCGCGGTGGCGGAGCTGCGCATCGGCGGTGGCCTGGGCCCGCAGCGCGAGGCCCGCCCCGACGCGCCCGAGGCGCTGGAGCCGGGCGAGCGGGTGATGTTGGGCTACCAGGCGGATGGGCACCGGTACGTGGCGGCGGTGTCGGTGGACGCCATCGGCGAGGTGACGCCGCTGCACCCGGAGTCGGGCACCAGCCCCGCGGTGGAGTCCGGGACGGACATGCACTGGCTGCCGGACAGCTGGGAGCTGACGGGCTCCGGCGCCGAGCGTGTGGTGCTGGTGCTGCTGGACGCGCCCCTGCCCGTGGACACGCTGGTGGACGCGGCGAAGCGCGCCTTCCAGGCGGCGAACGGCGACGTGGAGCACATGGCGCCGCTCGACGTGCCGGGTGAGCAGACGCACTGGGTGCTGCTGAAGCCATGAGCGCCCTCCCCTCCACCCTCCGGGCCCTGGCCGTGGCGCTCGCCCTGGTGGCGACAGCCGCGCACGCCGACGTGCTGCGCCGCTTCGCGCTGGTGGCCGGCAACGACGAGGGCGGCGGCGACACGCGCCCCCTGCGCTTCGCCCAGGACGAC from Pyxidicoccus trucidator harbors:
- a CDS encoding RNA polymerase sigma factor — its product is MTGTSQPVLKVIPGGAHPDRRALMRELYTKYGGSVMGRCRYLLKDATKAEDAMHDVFARALTHGEDFRAEASPLTWLMKIATNHCLNQLRSEQAGWRRWFERDEAARSEGHGGQGEMETRDLVRRLLSKVDVETQAAVVHYHVDGMTLEEVAAMLGRSVPTIRKRLERFAELGGEELRVP
- a CDS encoding ACP synthase, which gives rise to MSAHESEWTLRRLSAGELAAAEAARVQAHATSCTVCGPALRELQQEQARFETAVPFERFEAGVERAVQRQRRSESFRAPPRRWVATTVAMAASVLVVLLVRPLLGDVGRETGTNRIKGGAVAELRIGGGLGPQREARPDAPEALEPGERVMLGYQADGHRYVAAVSVDAIGEVTPLHPESGTSPAVESGTDMHWLPDSWELTGSGAERVVLVLLDAPLPVDTLVDAAKRAFQAANGDVEHMAPLDVPGEQTHWVLLKP